GTTACCAACCAAGAGTTGGTTAGTTATAGCTGGATCTTCCCCAACGTGATCACCAACGGTCACTGGTGGTACAGCAACACGCCGTCATTTATCCACCGCGACGCGGCCGCACGTTTAGAAGCGGTGCCACGCAACAAGCAGATCGGTTACTACAGCGACGCTTACAAGCTGGAATTCGTTCTGCCGAAGTTCGATATGTATCGCCGTATCTTGTCGCGTGTGTTGGCCGATGAATTCGTTGGCGAAAATGGTTGGAGCGAAGAGAAGGCGATCGAACTCGGACGGCAAGTTCTTCGCGGTAATGTCGACGACATTTTTCGCGCACCACCTGAACTAGATCTCGACGCGATCAAAGCCGGTGCAGCCTCAATCCAACTCGTTAGCACCGATGATGAAGGCGACGATGGTCTGGATCCCGTGCCCAACGAAGAAGAGATCGAAGGCTCTGGCGTTCGGGATGTTTATATGGCAGAGCTTGGCGACCGATATTCGGCGACCACGCTTGACGCAGAAATCGACGCGATGCCGCTGGACGTCGGTGACCTGCTGGGCGATGAGAATCCATCTGGACCGGACGCGCCCGGCTCTCAGATTCATCCGATCACGGGTGACGGAGAATTCACCCCTGATAGTGACACGATGATGCTTCGCCCCGATCCGATGACGGGCGAGTTGCACTTTCCCGTCGACGAAGACGAGAAAAAATCGGATAAGTCTTAATCGGTCGCTCGCCCGCAAGCGAGTTGTCCTGTTGAACCGAAATGGAACAGCAAATTTGCCCATGATTGCCAAGCCGTTCATGGTCTTGAAGGGCTTGGCAAATCGATGAGCAGGCAGGGAAAAGAGGCCTGACCCCTTTTACGATGCGATGATGCGGTTGATCGCGTTCAGCATCGCCAGGATGGTGCTTTCGACGCTGTCGGTACTGACACCGACGCCGCGATAAAGTCGGCCTTTGTGTTCGACTTCAAGGTTGACTTCACCGATCGCGTCGCGGCCTAACGTCGCGCTGCGTACGCGGAACTCTTTGCAAATCAGTTCCAGGCCGGTGATCTGTTCGACTGCCCAGAACGCAGCGTCGATCGGTCCGTCACCCTCGGCGACTTCGGCGGACTTTTCTTCCTGCCCGTTGGAAAGCGTCAGCTTCACGCGTGGCGTCTTGCCAGTCGAGCTCGTCACCTCATAGTCCACCAAAGACCATGCTTGGCCATTTCCGGTGCTGATCTGTTGTTGGACCAAGGCGATGATGTCGCCATCGTAGATTTCCTTCTTCTTGTCCGCCAAGACTTTGAATTGCTCGAATACACGTTGCAATTCGTCGCCTTCCAAGTGAAAGCCCAGTGTCTTGGCGCGATCCGCCAATGCTGCTCGGCCGCTGTGCTTGCCCAAAACCAAGTCCGTCTTAACGAAGCCGACTTCTTCGGGTGACATGATTTCGTAGGTGCTTCGCTCTTTCAGCATTCCGTCTTGGTGAATACCGGATTCATGGGCGAACGCATTGCGGCCAACGATCGCTTTATTCCGCTGTACGTTGATGCCGGTGACTTTGCTAACCAATCGGCTGGTTGGGACCAAGCGCGTCGAATCGATTCGTGTGGTGCAGTTGTAGAAATCGCTACGAGTTTTCATCGCCATCACGACTTCTTCCAATGCCGCGTTCCCGGCCCGTTCTCCGATTCCGTTGATGGTGCATTCGATCTGGCCGGCCCCGGCCGCAACCGCAGCCAAACTGTTGGCTACCGCCATTCCCAGGTCATCGTGGCAGTGCGTGCTGAGCACCGCTTTGTCGATATTAGGGACACGGTTGCGAAGCATTTCGAAGATCTTGAAAACTTCTTCCGGAGTGATGTAGCCGACGGTGTCGGGGACGTTGATCGTTGTTGCACCCGCATCAATCGCCGCTTCCACCACTCGGCACAAAAAGTCGTGTTCGGTGCGGCAAGCGTCCTCGGGAGAAAATTCAATGTCATCGCAGCGGCTGCGAGCAAGTTTGACGCCTTCGACAGCGCGGTGGACGATTTCGTCCGGGGTCATTCGTAATTTGAATTCACGGTGAATCGCGCTGGTGGCCAAGAACACGTGGATTCGGCCTTGTTCGGCTGGCGCGATGGCATCGGCAGCACGCAGAATGTCTTTTTCGCTACAGCGTGCTAAGCCACAGATCGTTGATTTGCGAATCGTCTGAGCGATCTGTTTGACCGATTCGAAATCCCCCGGCGATGCGATCGGAAATCCGGCTTCGATGATGTCGACGCCCAAATCGGCAAGGTGGTGCGCGACTTCCAGTTTTTCACTCAGGTTCATGCTCGCACCCGGCGATTGCTCGCCGTCGCGAAGCGTCGTGTCGAAAATACGAATATGACGCTGCTGGGTCGCTGAATCTGGCGTCGAATCAGGCCCGGGCATTTCACCTGAAACGGGTGAACTAGAAGAACTCATCGAATCATTTCCTATGCATTAAATGTCTGCGGAGAATGTATCAGTCTGCCAAAGGATAAAAAGTTCGCCACCACCCCTACGTGATGACTTGGGAAATCGTCCACCTTGCGGTAGCGACCTGGGGACAATCGGCCCCTTGTCTCCAAAGCGGCTGCCCTTTGTCTCCAAAGAGGCTGCCGATGTGTCCAAACCGGTTCGTTCAAATCTGAATGTGACATCAAAATGAACTTCAAAAACAAAAAAAGGCCCGAGTCCTGTTGCCGGGACTCGGGCCTTTGCTGTGTTTCGTTTTGACGCGTCTGTTAACGCTTCACTTCAACGGTGCAAACCCTCATCTCCGGCCCGCGGCTTAGTAGCCCGAGCAGTAGGAGTAGTAGCAGAGGTAGCAGGTTTGAAAGTGTCATGGTTCTAGAATAGGTCGATTTGTCCGCAAAAGTCAAGTGGAAGTTGTCAACTGGCGGATTTCGTCAGTGTTCCGACACGACCGCATTTGGCGGACTGCTCGCCAACCCCACGCAGTTAGTCTCGGCCAATTCGGTCGCCTGACTTGAATTCTTCGACCGATCTACATGGATGCCAAGCACTAAGTCACGCCGCTGATCTCGGTGGTTCGCGCCGCATTTGAAACTCCCGCGTTGGGGACCATTGTGCGTTGTGAGTTCCGGATTTCCTCACGCAGTTCCTGGTCGGTCATCATCAAGTCCCGTTCAAATTGCCACCAAGAAATCGCGTAGTCCACAATCGCGAATAGCATCACCGTCGTTCCGAGCCATGCGGCGCAGCCGATCAGCAGCTCAAAAACTTTGGCACCGGCAATGGCAATTGGCAGTTGTCCTAGCCCGGCAATAACAGGAGTCGAATTCCGCAAGAAGATCACGACGACGCAAAGGATCGCGATCAGCTTTAGCGTCGAGACGACCGTCCGTAGCATCGCTTGCATTCCCAGCATTGATGCAGCTCGTTTGGCCGGTGACAGTCGGCCAAACGATGGAACCAACTTGGCAAAGGCGGGCTTGCCTTTGGATTGCATCAGACCGCTAGCGATTCCAATCAATAGCAAGCCGATCAGCAGCGGAAGCAGTACCACGCCGCTTGCCAAAACCAGTCTGGCGATGCGGCTGTAGACGAGACCACTTTCGATCGAAAGTTCAGGTGGGCGGTTGAATGTGTCTTCAAGCGTTGTTGCTAAGAACCGAACCAACTGAGGTGCGATCAACGACATCAGGCCCGTTGCACTTAACAGCGTTGCTGCCGACACAAGTTCGTTGCTTCGTGGTCCCCTGCCCTGCTCTCTTGCTTCTTGGCGTTTCTTTGGGGTCGGTGGATGGATCTTCCCGCTCATCTCGCTACCGTCGTCCCCAATCGCGCGATCGACTCGGTCAATTCAGATTCGAAGATCAATCCCGCCGAACCGATCGTCAGCCCTGTGATCACGAGAGCTGCCAGAAGATTAATGTTGATTCCGACGGCGATCACATTCAGGCCTGGGATGGCACGGCTGATCAAAGCGACCACAACATTGGATAACACGATGCAGGCCAGCAGCGGTGCGGCCACGCGCAGTCCGGATCGAAACCCAATCGTTAGTTGTTCGATAAGCAAGCCGAATAGCTGGTTGTTTTCATAAGTCGCCATCGGGGGAACTTGTTGAAAGCTGTCCAGCAGCGCGTTGACCAAAATCCTGTGACCGCCCGAAGCGAGAAATAGGCAGGTGACCATCATGCCGATCAACTTCGAAAATTGCGGTACCGTGGTTCCCGTTGAAGGGTCTGCGACCGCAGCGAGTTGCATGCCGGTGCTGCTGGAAATCAACTCGCCCGCCAATTGCATTCCGCTGATCAACAGTTGAGCGATGCCGCCGATGACGATTCCAAGAATCAGCTCTCGCGATCCGGCGACAAGCCAATTGGCCAGTTCGTCGATTCCGATATCCGAAACGTTGCTGGGAACATCGATGTACTGATAACTAATCGTCCTTAGGACCGAAGGTGCGAGGACGAAAGTCATCAGGGCGATCAATGCGATTCGCATTCGGATCGGGATGCCAAAGCAAAGGCCCGGCATCGCCAAGATCAGTCCCGTTAGACGCAGCGCGATCATCGCGATGACCAGTGGCAAAGCCGCCAATGCATCGGCAGGAATGAACTGCAGCAATTGATCAAACATCAGGACGATGGCGTTGAGTGAAGGAGCCGTTTGGTGGAACTAAGAGTCCGCGAGACACTAAATCCCGCCGGTCGCGAACAGCGTGCCTGCGAATTCCATCATTCTTGAGAACATCCATGGCAGGCATGCTAACAACACCAAGCTGGAAACAATCAGTTTCGGAACAAACGAAATCGATTGGTCTTGGACCTGGAACAACGTTTGGATCAATCCGCTGATCAGACCTGTCACTGCGCCTGCGAGCAACACCGGCGCTGCCAATAACGCGGCCAGGAACAATGCTTGGCGGCAAAGATCGATTGCTTGGCTGGGGTCCATCAGCACGTTTCCATTAACGGTGACCAGGGAACTTATTTCGCGAAACTTGCCAGTAGCATTCCGGCCACTTGGTGCCAACCGTCAACGAGAACGAACAGCAGTAGTTTCAGAGGTAGCGAAATCATTGCCGGTGGCAACATGAACATGCCCATCGACATCGTGACGCTGGCAACGACCAGGTCGATAACCAAGAACGGAAGGTAAATCGAAAAGCCCATTAGGAAGGCGACTTTCAGTTCACTGATCACAAAGGCCGGCAGCATCACTCGCATCGGGATGTCGGCATAGGAACTCGGTCGCGGTCCTTCAGGAAATGCATGGCGATAGAACAGGAAGACATCTTCGACGTTCTTTGCCGATGTGATCTGTTTCGCCATGAACTCGCGCATCGGCAATGTCCCAGCCTCGTACGCGTCGGCAAGGGTCATTCCGGAATCGGGATCGCTGTAGGGCCGAATCGCTTTTTCGTAAACTTCGGTCCAGACAGGCGTCATGACCAACATTGTCATGAACAGCGAAATGCTGGTCAGCACTTGTGTTGGAGGCAAGGCTTGGAGGCCGATGGCTTGCCGAAGCAAGGAAAGCACAACGACGATGCGAACATAACAAGTCGTCATTAGCAAAATCGCAGGCGCCAAGCTGACAACCGAAAGCAGCAGCATCGTTTGCAGACTGCCGCGGGCATTTTCAGGGCTCACCCAAGATTCCGGGCCGCCGGCGATGGTTTGCAGAGCTTCGGATGAGAGCGACATTGTCGGTCGCGTCACGATCGTTGCCGATTCGTCGACCTCGGCATCAGCCGATGTGTTGGAGCCAAATGATGTTTCACCAGTTGGATTGACTGACGGCGTCCGAGGCGATCCAGATTGAAGCGCGACGGGATTCGCAGCAGCGGTGTGGCGCAGCGTAGCGCTTTCATTGGTCGATGGGAGGTTCTCGTCAATCGCCAATCGGTATCGCGAGGTCGCCTGTGTCGCGGGGCTTGCCACAACCGGACCGTTCGCGAACTGTGAACCGCCGGTTAGCTGCACCGGAGTGTTTTTTAATGTTCGGATGCCGTTGCTACGTGCGGAAATCTCCATCGTCTCCGCGCCCAGCAAGGCCTCGTCTGGGACCAGCACCACCAAGCCCAGCATCAAGACGACAGCAATAAGTCGAAAGGATGATGGAGCCATTTCGTACGGTGAAGTCAGGTGTGTTGGGACGAGTGGTCGTCTGGTGGCGAACGTCGTGCTTCACACGTACTTTCGCGGCAACGAGGCGTCCCCGTCGGCCGCCTTTGCGCTGGACTTTAGAGAAATTCCCAAATTCATCGAAAGACGAGTTTTCACCTTCGAAGCTCTAAATGACAGCAACTCAATGCAAGCAATTGAGGTGTCATTTCAGCGCAGGTGCCGGTGATCGGTTTCTTCGAAGACCGTTGTGTCGGCAGGCGTTAGGCGTCGGTCAGAGGTTTGAACCATTCTTCGTAGCTGCTGAACGTTGGGCCTGGAATGGTGACAGAGATTGAACCTGGAAGCTGTATCTCACAGTCGCTGCGGATGTAGCCGCCCTGCTTGATGAACTTTGTGTCTTTCCAGCGGCCGAGCCCCAGGATGCGGATTTGGATTGTCGATACAGTTTCGTCGACCGCATAGCAAATGACATCATCATTCAGTCGGATCACCACGGTCGAATCCGCATCGGTGACCGGCTCGTCGGGGGACCGTAAACGAGCTTGGCCATATAGTGCCCGTGGTTTTTTCTGTCCTGCAAGCTCCGACAGCCAAGCTGCTGAATCGATAATGATGTGAGGTAAATTTTTGTTTCCCAGGTTTGCCGCTTTGGCTTTTCGATAGTGTTCGACAATGGCGTCGGGGTCGGATCGAAGGAAGTATGCGGTGACGCGAAGCGTGCTTTCCCGCGTCTGTTTGGGCAGCTCGATTACCTGGCCTTTTTCGAACGAAGCCGCGTCGGTCGGGGCCGATCGATTTCGTGGTGATGCAGCGATGGAGGCGA
The Stieleria sp. JC731 genome window above contains:
- a CDS encoding 2-isopropylmalate synthase codes for the protein MPGPDSTPDSATQQRHIRIFDTTLRDGEQSPGASMNLSEKLEVAHHLADLGVDIIEAGFPIASPGDFESVKQIAQTIRKSTICGLARCSEKDILRAADAIAPAEQGRIHVFLATSAIHREFKLRMTPDEIVHRAVEGVKLARSRCDDIEFSPEDACRTEHDFLCRVVEAAIDAGATTINVPDTVGYITPEEVFKIFEMLRNRVPNIDKAVLSTHCHDDLGMAVANSLAAVAAGAGQIECTINGIGERAGNAALEEVVMAMKTRSDFYNCTTRIDSTRLVPTSRLVSKVTGINVQRNKAIVGRNAFAHESGIHQDGMLKERSTYEIMSPEEVGFVKTDLVLGKHSGRAALADRAKTLGFHLEGDELQRVFEQFKVLADKKKEIYDGDIIALVQQQISTGNGQAWSLVDYEVTSSTGKTPRVKLTLSNGQEEKSAEVAEGDGPIDAAFWAVEQITGLELICKEFRVRSATLGRDAIGEVNLEVEHKGRLYRGVGVSTDSVESTILAMLNAINRIIAS
- a CDS encoding EscU/YscU/HrcU family type III secretion system export apparatus switch protein; translation: MSGKIHPPTPKKRQEAREQGRGPRSNELVSAATLLSATGLMSLIAPQLVRFLATTLEDTFNRPPELSIESGLVYSRIARLVLASGVVLLPLLIGLLLIGIASGLMQSKGKPAFAKLVPSFGRLSPAKRAASMLGMQAMLRTVVSTLKLIAILCVVVIFLRNSTPVIAGLGQLPIAIAGAKVFELLIGCAAWLGTTVMLFAIVDYAISWWQFERDLMMTDQELREEIRNSQRTMVPNAGVSNAARTTEISGVT
- a CDS encoding flagellar biosynthetic protein FliR codes for the protein MFDQLLQFIPADALAALPLVIAMIALRLTGLILAMPGLCFGIPIRMRIALIALMTFVLAPSVLRTISYQYIDVPSNVSDIGIDELANWLVAGSRELILGIVIGGIAQLLISGMQLAGELISSSTGMQLAAVADPSTGTTVPQFSKLIGMMVTCLFLASGGHRILVNALLDSFQQVPPMATYENNQLFGLLIEQLTIGFRSGLRVAAPLLACIVLSNVVVALISRAIPGLNVIAVGININLLAALVITGLTIGSAGLIFESELTESIARLGTTVAR
- a CDS encoding flagellar biosynthetic protein FliQ yields the protein MDPSQAIDLCRQALFLAALLAAPVLLAGAVTGLISGLIQTLFQVQDQSISFVPKLIVSSLVLLACLPWMFSRMMEFAGTLFATGGI
- the fliP gene encoding flagellar type III secretion system pore protein FliP (The bacterial flagellar biogenesis protein FliP forms a type III secretion system (T3SS)-type pore required for flagellar assembly.); the encoded protein is MVTRPTMSLSSEALQTIAGGPESWVSPENARGSLQTMLLLSVVSLAPAILLMTTCYVRIVVVLSLLRQAIGLQALPPTQVLTSISLFMTMLVMTPVWTEVYEKAIRPYSDPDSGMTLADAYEAGTLPMREFMAKQITSAKNVEDVFLFYRHAFPEGPRPSSYADIPMRVMLPAFVISELKVAFLMGFSIYLPFLVIDLVVASVTMSMGMFMLPPAMISLPLKLLLFVLVDGWHQVAGMLLASFAK